In the Paramisgurnus dabryanus chromosome 5, PD_genome_1.1, whole genome shotgun sequence genome, one interval contains:
- the LOC141282219 gene encoding uncharacterized protein: MELINGDTIRLKNNSTVDQMKHLISLDLNVNPSQLKLSANNGDQQHDLDDDSKTLSSYNLCSGSTVMVLVQKTIPIQVFVKNEKGITHSYDVDADETVGDLQRKIFNKERTPLDQQRLVCDGKQLEPDKMLQDYNITSKSSIYMMLRLRGRSEIGAFKF, from the coding sequence ATGGAACTGATTAATGGAGATACGATACGTCTGAAGAACAATTCCACAGTTGATCAAATGAAGCATCTGATTTCGCTAGATTTAAATGTTAACCCTTCTCAACTAAAGCTGTCTGCGAATAATGGTGATCAACAACACGACCTTGATGATGATTCCAAAACCCTCAGCAGTTACAACCTATGCTCAGGGTCCACCGTGATGGTCCTTGTCCAGAAAACTATACCTATACAGGTgtttgtcaagaatgagaagGGCATAACGCATAGCTATGATGTTGATGCTGATGAGACAGTAGGTGATCTCCAGAGGAAGATCTTCAACAAAGAAAGAACCCCACTAGATCAACAGAGGCTCGTTTGCGATGGTAAACAACTGGAGCCTGACAAGATGCTGCAAGACTACAACATCACATCTAAAAGCAGCATTTACATGATGCTCCGTCTCCGAGGACGTTCTGAAATAGGTGCATTTAAATTTTAG
- the LOC135732567 gene encoding polyubiquitin-like, giving the protein MMDLGIVQMNGTMTRLNAANNSTVGQLKQLISQNLNVNRPQLKLSANNGDQRHNLDDDTRTLSSYNLHSGSTVMVLIKKPIQVFVKNENDITHTYDVDAEEKVDDLQKKIFNKDGTPPNQQRLIYNGKQLEPGKMLQDYNITSGSTIYKTLCLRGGDQENNKSLM; this is encoded by the coding sequence ATGATGGATCTGGGAATAGTACAGATGAATGGAACTATGACACGTCTGAATGCTGCCAACAATTCCACAGTTGGTCAACTGAAGCAGCTCATTTCGCAAAACTTAAATGTTAACCGTCCTCAACTAAAGCTGTCTGCTAATAATGGTGATCAACGACACAACCTTGATGATGATACCAGAACCCTCAGCAGTTACAACCTGCACTCAGGGTCCACCGTGATGGTCCTCATTAAGAAACCTATACAGGTgtttgtcaagaatgagaacGACATAACGCATACTTATGATGTTGATGCTGAGGAGAAAGTTGATGATCTCCAGAAGAAGATCTTCAACAAAGATGGGACCCCGCCAAATCAACAGAGGCTCATTTACAATGGTAAACAACTGGAGCCTGGCAAGATGCTGCAAGACTACAACATCACATCTGGAAGCACCATTTACAAAACTCTTTGTCTCCGAGGAGGTGATCAAGAAAATAATAAGTCACTGATGTAA
- the gatc gene encoding glutamyl-tRNA(Gln) amidotransferase subunit C, mitochondrial, which produces MFRTVCKCAAWTSRAIRPPHPRCNVLELPAIRASKSASTTSWCRVTHERHSSNSARVSKVPQVPTWEPVAESQLPPPTKVSPDLVDKLERLALVDFGSKEGVDCLEKSIRFADQLHVVNTDGVEPMDSVLEDRVLYLRADIVTEGECAEDLLRLAKHTVEDYFVAPPGNIPLPKREERSAMLKHSDF; this is translated from the exons atgtttcGCACGGTCTGTAAATGTGCAGCTTGGACATCACGGGCGATCCGGCCGCCGCATCCTCGGTGTAACGTACTCGAGCTTCCCGCAATTCGAGCTTCTAAATCGGCCAGCACGACGTCCTGGTGCCGCGTGACACATGAACGGCATTCAAGTAATTCTGCACGGGTTTCCAAG GTTCCTCAGGTGCCAACATGGGAACCCGTAGCTGAAAGCCAACTTCCACCG CCAACGAAAGTCTCTCCAGATTTAGTGGACAAGTTGGAGAGATTAGCTCTTGTTGACTTTGGCAGTAAAGAAGGAGTGGACTGTCTGGAGAAATCCATTAGATTTGCTGATCAGCTTCATGTTGTTAATACCGATGGTGTTGAACCTATGGACTCCGTTCTAGAGGACAG AGTCCTGTACCTTCGAGCTGATATTGTAACTGAGGGTGAATGTGCAGAGGACCTGCTCAGGTTGGCCAAACACACAGTAGAGGATTACTTTGTAGCACCTCCAG GAAATATTCCATTGCCAAAGAGAGAAGAGAGGTCTGCTATGCTTAAACACTCAGACTTTTGA
- the sgsm1a gene encoding small G protein signaling modulator 1 isoform X2, giving the protein MATTTAEAETRQRLLRNVKKEVKQIMEEAVTRKFVHEDSSHIVSFCAAVEACVLHGLKRRAAGFLRSNKIAALFTKVAKSFPPAEELCRKAQELELIFENRRSQSLSYSESTRKMSKSSNLTPQSIRHVWIHTALILKVLDKIVLYLVENSSKFYEKEAILMDPVDGPILASLLVGPCALEYTKMKTADHFWTDPSADELVQRHRIHSGHCRQDSPIKRPALCIQKRHSSSSMDERPSPSPSARDYVESLHQNSRATLLFGKNNVLVQPRDDMKAIPGYLSLHQTADSMTLKWTPNQLMNGSVGDLDYERSVFWDYAMTIHLEEIVYLHCHQQVDCGGTAVLVSQDGIQRPPFRFPRGGHLLQFLSCLENGLLPHGQLDPPLWSQRGKGKVFPKLKKRCTQGSPDSASDKEEEEATDYVFRIVFPNSQSEFVAPELIDQGANMWHPTPRKSSCSSCSQSSFSDGGPPNGCNHERAPLKLLCDNMKSQIISRAFYGWLAYCRHLSTVRTHLSGLVNHTIVEPNVPNDAYEGLTTEVWLKFLQDCRTCEETEILRLVYFGGVEPSLRKEVWPFLLGHYQFGMSEAERKEVDEQMRACYEQTMSEWLGCEAIVRQREKEQHAVALAKCSSGASMDSTTHRIMHRDSTISNESSQSCSSGRQRDSRLQSDSSSSTQVFESVEEVDQIETEPKSDSVKQVPKFSNEFQNITSSPDSGHPSSRNFSVTSGQSDSLSTEDSGIHDPNLKAFRPPLQSPTIPSQAEDHNNVTKMEVGGSLERTLTTENETQQATEPKIDENQVGVESQTIRKTVKTKEASGSIKADLLKKSECPKSFTAEQTNEKVVKNMTRNKDMQRNAPRVEETIVPLVHEAFSTSEMSDAQAAAESDESPTAIEMEDIPQAKVCMVWDRKSKTNEQTAVPLLELRLEEFHGKVGPEDPDSILSEEPVMENLCPQFDSLAVNAEKMEVTSPVSSVGTTYSQELLDMYTLNLHRIDKDVQRCDRNYCYFTPANLEKLRNIMCSYIWQHLEIGYVQGMCDLLAPLLVILDDEAMAFSCFTELMKRMNQNFPHGGAMDTHFANMRSLIQILDAEMFELMHQNGDYTHFYFCYRWFLLDFKRELVYDDVFAVWEVIWAAKCVSSDHFVLFIALALVEIYRDIILENNMDFTDIIKFFNEMAEHHNIKQILTLARDLVCKVQTLIENK; this is encoded by the exons CTGCTGTTGAAGCGTGCGTGCTTCACGGTTTGAAGAGGAGGGCCGCAGGGTTCCTGCGAAGCAACAAGATAGCAGCGCTCTTCACTAAAGTGGCCAAGAGTTTCCCTCCAGCTGAGGAGCTTTGCAGAAAAGCCCAAGAGCTGGAGTTGATCTTTGAAAACAG GCGAAGCCAGTCCCTGTCATACAGTGAGAGTACCCGTAAGATGTCCAAGTCCTCAAACCTTACTCCTCAGTCTATCAGACATGTGTGGATTCACACTGCACTCATCTTGAAGGTGCTTGACAAGATTGTGCTCTACTTGGTGGAAAACAGCAG TAAGTTTTATGAGAAGGAAGCTATCCTAATGGACCCTGTGGATGGACCTATCCTCGCCTCTTTGTTAG TGGGTCCTTGTGCATTGGAGTATACTAAAATGAAGACGGCTGATCATTTCTGGACAGACCCTTCAGCTGATGAGTTGGTTCAAAGGCATCGTATTCACAGCGGCCACTGCAGACAAGACTCTCCTATTAAAAGACCTGCCCTCTGT ATTCAGAAGAGACACTCCAGTAGTAGTATGGATGAAAGACCCTCTCCGTCCCCATCTGCTCGGGATTATGTGGAATCTCTTCATCAGAATTCCAGAGCGACCCTCCTGTTCGGGAAAAACAACGTGCTGGTGCAGCCg AGGGACGATATGAAGGCAATCCCAGGATACCTTTCTCTACACCAGACGGCTGACAGCATGACTTTGAAATGGACGCCAAATCAGCTAATGAACGGCTCCGTGGGAGATCTCGACTATGAGAGAAG TGTGTTCTGGGACTATGCCATGACTATTCATTTGGAGGAAATTGTGTACCTGCACTGTCACCAGCAGG TGGACTGTGGTGGGACAGCAGTTCTGGTTAGTCAAGATGGGATCCAGAGACCTCCATTTCGTTTTCCTCGTGGTGGCCATCTCCTTCAGTTCCTCTCCTGTCTGGAAAATGGTCTGCTTCCACATGGCCAGTTGGACCCTCCACTTTGGTCCCAGAGAGGAAAG GGCAAAGTATTTCCTAAACTAAAGAAGAGATGTACACAGGGATCTCCAGATTCTGCATCAGACAAAGAAGAGGAAGAGGCAACGGATTATGTCTTCCGCATTGTGTTCccaaacagccaatcagaatttG TGGCACCAGAATTGATAGATCAGGGAGCAAACATGTGGCATCCCACACCAAGGAAATCATCGTGTTCTTCCTGCTCGCAAAGTAGTTTTTCTGATGGAGGACCACCCAATGGCTGCAACCATGAAAG AGCCCCTCTGAAGTTGCTATGCGACAACATGAAGTCCCAAATCATCTCCCGGGCTTTCTATGGAT GGCTGGCGTACTGTCGTCACCTGTCCACGGTACGCACTCACCTGTCTGGCCTTGTCAATCACACGATTGTGGAGCCAAATGTACCCAATGATGCTTACGAAGGGCTTACGACCGAAGTTTGGCTGAAGTTCCTTCAAGACTGCAGG ACCTGTGAGGAGACGGAGATTCTACGCCTTGTTTATTTCGGTGGAGTTGAACCCTCTTTACGCAAGGAGGTCTGGCCCTTCCTGCTGGGTCATTACCAATTTGGGATGTCTGAGGCAGAGAGGAAAGAG GTGGATGAGCAGATGCGAGCGTGCTACGAGCAGACCATGAGCGAGTGGCTGGGGTGTGAGGCCATTGTTAGGCAAAGAGAGAAAGAACAGCACGCCGTGGCTTTAGCCAAGTGTTCCTCTGGTGCAAGTATGGACAGCACCACACACAGAATAATGCACAGAGACTCCACTATCAGTAATGAG TCCTCACAGAGCTGCAGTTCAGGCAGACAAAGAGACTCCAGGTTGCAGAGTGACTCCAGCAGCAGCACTCAG GTCTTTGAGTCTGTCGAAGAGGTCGACCAGATCGAAACGGAGCCCAAGAGCGATAGCGTCAAACAAGTACCTAAATTCTCAAATGAATTCCAGAATATCACCAGTTCTCCAGACTCTGGTCACCCCTCTTCCAGAAACTTCTCAGTTACGTCTGGTCAGTCAGACTCCTTGAGCACAGAGGACAGTGGGATACACGATCCGAACCTCAAAGCCTTCCGGCCGCCACTTCAGAGCCCAACCATCCCCAGTCAGGCTGAAGATCACAATAACGTGACCAAAATGGAAGTAGGTGGCTCCCTTGAGAGAACTTTGACAACAGAAAATGAAACACAGCAAGCAACAGAGCCAAAGATAGATGAGAATCAGGTAGGAGTTGAAAGCCAGACAATACGGAAGACTGTGAAAACCAAGGAAGCCTCAGGTAGTATAAAAGCTGATTTATTAAAGAAATCAGAATGTCCAAAAAGCTTTACTGCAGAACAGACAAATGAGAAGGTTGTGAAAAATATGACCAGAAACAAAGACATGCAGAGAAATGCCCCAAGGGTGGAAGAGACCATCGTCCCACTGGTACATGAAGCTTTCAGCACGAGCGAGATGAGCGATGCTCAAGCCGCAGCCGAGTCGGATGAATCTCCCACTGCCATCGAAATGGAGGATATTCCTCAAGCCAAGGTTTGCATGGTCTGGGACAGGAAGAGCAAGACCAATGAGCAGACTGCGGTGCCATTACTGGAGCTTAGGCTGGAGGAATTTCATGGTAAGGTTGGCCCTGAAGATCCAGACTCTATCCTGTCTGAAGAACCAGTGATGGAGAATCTCTGTCCACAGTTTGATTCGCTCGCAGTGAACGCAGAAAAGATGGAAGTTACATCTCCAGTTTCCTCAGTAGGGACCACATATTCT CAAGAGCTTTTGGACATGTACACTCTAAACCTGCATCGAATAGATAAAGATGTTCAGCGCTGTGACCGAAATTACTGCTACTTCACACCTGCTAACTTGGAGAAACTGCGCAACATCATGTGCAG TTATATATGGCAGCACCTTGAAATTGGCTACGTCCAGGGCATGTGTGACCTTCTAGCTCCCTTGCTTGTTATTCTAGATGATG AGGCAATGGCCTTTAGTTGTTTCACTGAACTCATGAAAAGGATGAATCAAAACTTTCCCCATGGAGGGGCCATGGACACCCACTTTGCCAACATGAGATCCCTCATCCAG ATTTTAGATGCAGAGATGTTTGAGTTAATGCATCAGAATGGAGACTACACACACTTCTACTTCTGCTATCGCTGGTTCCTCCTCGATTTTAAAAGAG AGTTGGTGTATGATGATGTGTTTGCGGTTTGGGAGGTCATCTGGGCTGCTAAATGTGTCTCTTCCGACCATTTTGTGCTCTTCATCGCGCTTGCATTGGTGGAGATATACAGAGACATCATTCTAGAAAACAACATGGACTTCACAGACATAATCAAGTTTTTCAATG AAATGGCAGAGCATCACAACATCAAACAGATTCTGACGTTAGCACGAGACCTGGTGTGCAAAGTACAGACACTTATAGAAAACAAGTAA
- the sgsm1a gene encoding small G protein signaling modulator 1 isoform X1: MATTTAEAETRQRLLRNVKKEVKQIMEEAVTRKFVHEDSSHIVSFCAAVEACVLHGLKRRAAGFLRSNKIAALFTKVAKSFPPAEELCRKAQELELIFENRRSQSLSYSESTRKMSKSSNLTPQSIRHVWIHTALILKVLDKIVLYLVENSSKFYEKEAILMDPVDGPILASLLVGPCALEYTKMKTADHFWTDPSADELVQRHRIHSGHCRQDSPIKRPALCIQKRHSSSSMDERPSPSPSARDYVESLHQNSRATLLFGKNNVLVQPRDDMKAIPGYLSLHQTADSMTLKWTPNQLMNGSVGDLDYERSVFWDYAMTIHLEEIVYLHCHQQVDCGGTAVLVSQDGIQRPPFRFPRGGHLLQFLSCLENGLLPHGQLDPPLWSQRGKGKVFPKLKKRCTQGSPDSASDKEEEEATDYVFRIVFPNSQSEFVAPELIDQGANMWHPTPRKSSCSSCSQSSFSDGGPPNGCNHERAPLKLLCDNMKSQIISRAFYGWLAYCRHLSTVRTHLSGLVNHTIVEPNVPNDAYEGLTTEVWLKFLQDCRTCEETEILRLVYFGGVEPSLRKEVWPFLLGHYQFGMSEAERKEVDEQMRACYEQTMSEWLGCEAIVRQREKEQHAVALAKCSSGASMDSTTHRIMHRDSTISNESSQSCSSGRQRDSRLQSDSSSSTQFFTSQNPFPWSSLLPFGLIFQVFESVEEVDQIETEPKSDSVKQVPKFSNEFQNITSSPDSGHPSSRNFSVTSGQSDSLSTEDSGIHDPNLKAFRPPLQSPTIPSQAEDHNNVTKMEVGGSLERTLTTENETQQATEPKIDENQVGVESQTIRKTVKTKEASGSIKADLLKKSECPKSFTAEQTNEKVVKNMTRNKDMQRNAPRVEETIVPLVHEAFSTSEMSDAQAAAESDESPTAIEMEDIPQAKVCMVWDRKSKTNEQTAVPLLELRLEEFHGKVGPEDPDSILSEEPVMENLCPQFDSLAVNAEKMEVTSPVSSVGTTYSQELLDMYTLNLHRIDKDVQRCDRNYCYFTPANLEKLRNIMCSYIWQHLEIGYVQGMCDLLAPLLVILDDEAMAFSCFTELMKRMNQNFPHGGAMDTHFANMRSLIQILDAEMFELMHQNGDYTHFYFCYRWFLLDFKRELVYDDVFAVWEVIWAAKCVSSDHFVLFIALALVEIYRDIILENNMDFTDIIKFFNEMAEHHNIKQILTLARDLVCKVQTLIENK, from the exons CTGCTGTTGAAGCGTGCGTGCTTCACGGTTTGAAGAGGAGGGCCGCAGGGTTCCTGCGAAGCAACAAGATAGCAGCGCTCTTCACTAAAGTGGCCAAGAGTTTCCCTCCAGCTGAGGAGCTTTGCAGAAAAGCCCAAGAGCTGGAGTTGATCTTTGAAAACAG GCGAAGCCAGTCCCTGTCATACAGTGAGAGTACCCGTAAGATGTCCAAGTCCTCAAACCTTACTCCTCAGTCTATCAGACATGTGTGGATTCACACTGCACTCATCTTGAAGGTGCTTGACAAGATTGTGCTCTACTTGGTGGAAAACAGCAG TAAGTTTTATGAGAAGGAAGCTATCCTAATGGACCCTGTGGATGGACCTATCCTCGCCTCTTTGTTAG TGGGTCCTTGTGCATTGGAGTATACTAAAATGAAGACGGCTGATCATTTCTGGACAGACCCTTCAGCTGATGAGTTGGTTCAAAGGCATCGTATTCACAGCGGCCACTGCAGACAAGACTCTCCTATTAAAAGACCTGCCCTCTGT ATTCAGAAGAGACACTCCAGTAGTAGTATGGATGAAAGACCCTCTCCGTCCCCATCTGCTCGGGATTATGTGGAATCTCTTCATCAGAATTCCAGAGCGACCCTCCTGTTCGGGAAAAACAACGTGCTGGTGCAGCCg AGGGACGATATGAAGGCAATCCCAGGATACCTTTCTCTACACCAGACGGCTGACAGCATGACTTTGAAATGGACGCCAAATCAGCTAATGAACGGCTCCGTGGGAGATCTCGACTATGAGAGAAG TGTGTTCTGGGACTATGCCATGACTATTCATTTGGAGGAAATTGTGTACCTGCACTGTCACCAGCAGG TGGACTGTGGTGGGACAGCAGTTCTGGTTAGTCAAGATGGGATCCAGAGACCTCCATTTCGTTTTCCTCGTGGTGGCCATCTCCTTCAGTTCCTCTCCTGTCTGGAAAATGGTCTGCTTCCACATGGCCAGTTGGACCCTCCACTTTGGTCCCAGAGAGGAAAG GGCAAAGTATTTCCTAAACTAAAGAAGAGATGTACACAGGGATCTCCAGATTCTGCATCAGACAAAGAAGAGGAAGAGGCAACGGATTATGTCTTCCGCATTGTGTTCccaaacagccaatcagaatttG TGGCACCAGAATTGATAGATCAGGGAGCAAACATGTGGCATCCCACACCAAGGAAATCATCGTGTTCTTCCTGCTCGCAAAGTAGTTTTTCTGATGGAGGACCACCCAATGGCTGCAACCATGAAAG AGCCCCTCTGAAGTTGCTATGCGACAACATGAAGTCCCAAATCATCTCCCGGGCTTTCTATGGAT GGCTGGCGTACTGTCGTCACCTGTCCACGGTACGCACTCACCTGTCTGGCCTTGTCAATCACACGATTGTGGAGCCAAATGTACCCAATGATGCTTACGAAGGGCTTACGACCGAAGTTTGGCTGAAGTTCCTTCAAGACTGCAGG ACCTGTGAGGAGACGGAGATTCTACGCCTTGTTTATTTCGGTGGAGTTGAACCCTCTTTACGCAAGGAGGTCTGGCCCTTCCTGCTGGGTCATTACCAATTTGGGATGTCTGAGGCAGAGAGGAAAGAG GTGGATGAGCAGATGCGAGCGTGCTACGAGCAGACCATGAGCGAGTGGCTGGGGTGTGAGGCCATTGTTAGGCAAAGAGAGAAAGAACAGCACGCCGTGGCTTTAGCCAAGTGTTCCTCTGGTGCAAGTATGGACAGCACCACACACAGAATAATGCACAGAGACTCCACTATCAGTAATGAG TCCTCACAGAGCTGCAGTTCAGGCAGACAAAGAGACTCCAGGTTGCAGAGTGACTCCAGCAGCAGCACTCAG TTCTTCACTTCCCAAAACCCCTTTCCCTGGAGTAGTCTGCTTCCCTTTGGCTTGATCTTTCAGGTCTTTGAGTCTGTCGAAGAGGTCGACCAGATCGAAACGGAGCCCAAGAGCGATAGCGTCAAACAAGTACCTAAATTCTCAAATGAATTCCAGAATATCACCAGTTCTCCAGACTCTGGTCACCCCTCTTCCAGAAACTTCTCAGTTACGTCTGGTCAGTCAGACTCCTTGAGCACAGAGGACAGTGGGATACACGATCCGAACCTCAAAGCCTTCCGGCCGCCACTTCAGAGCCCAACCATCCCCAGTCAGGCTGAAGATCACAATAACGTGACCAAAATGGAAGTAGGTGGCTCCCTTGAGAGAACTTTGACAACAGAAAATGAAACACAGCAAGCAACAGAGCCAAAGATAGATGAGAATCAGGTAGGAGTTGAAAGCCAGACAATACGGAAGACTGTGAAAACCAAGGAAGCCTCAGGTAGTATAAAAGCTGATTTATTAAAGAAATCAGAATGTCCAAAAAGCTTTACTGCAGAACAGACAAATGAGAAGGTTGTGAAAAATATGACCAGAAACAAAGACATGCAGAGAAATGCCCCAAGGGTGGAAGAGACCATCGTCCCACTGGTACATGAAGCTTTCAGCACGAGCGAGATGAGCGATGCTCAAGCCGCAGCCGAGTCGGATGAATCTCCCACTGCCATCGAAATGGAGGATATTCCTCAAGCCAAGGTTTGCATGGTCTGGGACAGGAAGAGCAAGACCAATGAGCAGACTGCGGTGCCATTACTGGAGCTTAGGCTGGAGGAATTTCATGGTAAGGTTGGCCCTGAAGATCCAGACTCTATCCTGTCTGAAGAACCAGTGATGGAGAATCTCTGTCCACAGTTTGATTCGCTCGCAGTGAACGCAGAAAAGATGGAAGTTACATCTCCAGTTTCCTCAGTAGGGACCACATATTCT CAAGAGCTTTTGGACATGTACACTCTAAACCTGCATCGAATAGATAAAGATGTTCAGCGCTGTGACCGAAATTACTGCTACTTCACACCTGCTAACTTGGAGAAACTGCGCAACATCATGTGCAG TTATATATGGCAGCACCTTGAAATTGGCTACGTCCAGGGCATGTGTGACCTTCTAGCTCCCTTGCTTGTTATTCTAGATGATG AGGCAATGGCCTTTAGTTGTTTCACTGAACTCATGAAAAGGATGAATCAAAACTTTCCCCATGGAGGGGCCATGGACACCCACTTTGCCAACATGAGATCCCTCATCCAG ATTTTAGATGCAGAGATGTTTGAGTTAATGCATCAGAATGGAGACTACACACACTTCTACTTCTGCTATCGCTGGTTCCTCCTCGATTTTAAAAGAG AGTTGGTGTATGATGATGTGTTTGCGGTTTGGGAGGTCATCTGGGCTGCTAAATGTGTCTCTTCCGACCATTTTGTGCTCTTCATCGCGCTTGCATTGGTGGAGATATACAGAGACATCATTCTAGAAAACAACATGGACTTCACAGACATAATCAAGTTTTTCAATG AAATGGCAGAGCATCACAACATCAAACAGATTCTGACGTTAGCACGAGACCTGGTGTGCAAAGTACAGACACTTATAGAAAACAAGTAA